The Capsicum annuum cultivar UCD-10X-F1 unplaced genomic scaffold, UCD10Xv1.1 ctg59772, whole genome shotgun sequence region ACACACAAGGCTTCTGGTGAAACACCAAAAGACTAAACTAGTTCAGAATTTGCACACAATCGGTACAAATCCGACAGACACTTGAGTTTGGACATATAAGTCCTTTATTCGGAAAAACAGGGAAAACATAAGCAAACAACAGACGctaaaacaagaacaacaaaacgACCCTCAAGACAACACTACTCCTTTTCCTCTTTCGATTCTTCTTTCCAGCAGCCCTTCAGAACGGACTTGGGAGATCCACAGTAAGGAGTCCTAGTGAACTTCTGGTAGACAATGGAACCGCCCTTGCCAAATTCTTCTGGACTCCACTCAGCAAGAGAGTAGCCCTTAACATCAACAGAGCAAACACGCTCCAGTAACTTGGTAGCAACATCAGCATGCAAAGCAATAGAGAACTCAGCTGGCTCGAAACATGCTAGCACTCTCTCAACCAGGGGACCCAACTCCACGGTTTTAGGATCATATCCAACTGATTCAAAGCTAGCATAGCTAAAGCCATCTTCTGGGGTAATGTGAATGGTTGAAACAGCAGCTCCTTCAATAGAATTCATGGAATAACCACAGGGTTCAAACTCAAAATCGCATATCTGAGAGTTGGGGAGGATCTTCCTTATGCCAGATTTAACAGTCATGTGAGCAGCCGAGCTTCCTTCAGTCTTGTAAAAGACAGATGCCTTCTCCCTGTCCAAACCAGTCATGCACATCTCGAGAGTGTAAACAGGGACATTGGACTGAACAGGCCCAGCTGAGGCAGAGTAAACATGCCATTTCTGTGTTTTGTCAGGATTGCCCATAATCACAGCCTTGCTACCGGCAGCAAGCTTCCCAAAATAGCCATCGAGGACAGCAAC contains the following coding sequences:
- the LOC124885412 gene encoding S-adenosylmethionine decarboxylase proenzyme; translation: MEMDLPVSAIGFEGFEKRLEISFAEPGLFADPNGKGLRSLSKAQLDEILGPAECTIVDNLSNADVDSYVLSESSLFVYSYKIIIKTCGTTKLLLAIPPILRLAETLSLKVQDVRYTRGSFIFPGAQSFPHRHFSEEVAVLDGYFGKLAAGSKAVIMGNPDKTQKWHVYSASAGPVQSNVPVYTLEMCMTGLDREKASVFYKTEGSSAAHMTVKSGIRKILPNSQICDFEFEPCGYSMNSIEGAAVSTIHITPEDGFSYASFESVGYDPKTVELGPLVERVLACFEPAEFSIALHADVATKLLERVCSVDVKGYSLAEWSPEEFGKGGSIVYQKFTRTPYCGSPKSVLKGCWKEESKEEKE